One Pleuronectes platessa chromosome 9, fPlePla1.1, whole genome shotgun sequence genomic region harbors:
- the pigc gene encoding phosphatidylinositol N-acetylglucosaminyltransferase subunit C translates to MGPDSAPGPAVPWRKVLWERQPFPDNYVDQRFLEELRRNEGLRHYHYWAVVKEAGCVGQQLSCVAIFITLWLYMEKGLLSPDTLLLTSLICGLLGYGLHQALTCRVESGCGPRTHLANLQSATIFLSFTFGFSPVLKTLTESVSTDTVYAMSAVMMLAHLVFFPYAQPSPPGSLSLNAALFASVCLASRLPGALHTFAMLSCALLVFALWPCLLQRLRENAPCHFIGVCVGICIGGVGGLGSQWLGGAVLLALALGSVTLLCPLVLVRLQRHKDNIHGPWDEAEIHEDLSRFHH, encoded by the exons ATGGGGCCAGACAGTGCCCCAGGTCCAGCTGTGCCCTGGCGAAAGGTGTTGTGGGAGCGCCAGCCCTTCCCTGATAACTATGTGGACCAGAGGTTCCTGGAGGAACTGCGCAGGAACGAGGGCCTTCGTCACTACCATTACTGGGCCGTGGTGAAAGAAGCAGGCTGTGTGGGACAGCAGCTGTCCTGTGTGGCCATTTTCATCACCCTCTGGCTCTACATGGAGAAG GGTCTGTTGTCCCCTGACACGCTGCTGTTGACCAGCCTCATCTGTGGCCTGCTGGGCTATGGACTGCACCAAGCCTTGACATGTCGTGTTGAATCGGGCTGCGGGCCCCGCACACATCTGGCCAACTTGCAGAGTGCCActatttttctttccttcacctTTGGCTTCTCGCCAGTTCTAAAAACACTAACAGAGTCTGTGAGTACGGACACAGTGTATGCCATGTCTGCTGTGATGATGCTGGCCCACCTAGTATTCTTCCCTTACGCCCAGCCGTCACCCCCGGGCAGCCTCTCTTTAAATGCGGCCCTGTTTGCCTCTGTTTGTTTAGCCTCTAGGTTACCCGGGGCCCTGCACACCTTCGCCATGCTCAGCTGTGCCCTGCTGGTGTTTGCCCTTTGGCCCTGTCTGCTACAGAGGCTGAGAGAGAATGCCCCTTGCCACTTTATTGGGGTGTGTGTGGGAATTTGTATTGGAGGGGTAGGAGGCCTGGGTTCCCAGTGGCTTGGCGGGGCGGTGCTGTTGGCCCTGGCCCTCGGAAGTGTTACATTACTCTGTCCCTTAGTACTTGTCAGACTGCAGAGGCACAAGGACAACATCCATGGACCCTGGGATGAGGCGGAGATTCATGAGGACCTCAGCCGCTTTCATCACTAA
- the tmed5 gene encoding transmembrane emp24 domain-containing protein 5, translated as MEAHRAFLCVLPVFVALLSERFVALAAFSQSLDSDFTFTLPPGRKECFYQTMRKDASLEIEYQVLDGAGLDVDFDISSPTGQVLYSDYRKSDGVHTVETEDGDYMFCFDNTFSSVSEKIIFFELILDNMDADKDPDEWKEYVQGTDTLDMRLEDIMESINSVKARLGKSVQIQTLLRAFEARDRNIQESNYDRVNIWSVINLLVMMMVSAVQVYLVRSLFEDKRKVRT; from the exons ATGGAGGCACACAGGGCGTTCCTGTGTGTTCTGCCCGTGTTTGTGGCTCTGCTCTCGGAGAGGTTTGTGGCGCTGGCTGCCTTCTCCCAGTCCCTGGACAGCGACTTCACGTTCACTCTGCCTCCCGGTCGGAAGGAGTGTTTCTACCAGACCATGAGGAAAGATGCCTCCCTGGAGATTGAATATCAG GTATTAGATGGTGCCGGTCTCGATGTCGATTTTGATATCTCGTCTCCCACTGGCCAAGTGCTGTATAGTGACTACCGCAAATCGGATGGAGTACACAC TGTTGAAACTGAGGATGGAGACTACATGTTCTGCTTTGACAACACATTCAGCTCCGTCTCTGAGAAGATTATCTTCTTTGAGTTGATCCTGGACAATATGGATGCAGACAAAGATCCAGATGAATGGAAGGAGTATGTTCAGGGAACAGACACGCTTGACATGAGGCTGGAGGACATTATG gagAGCATCAACAGTGTCAAGGCTCGACTTGGCAAAAGTGTACAGATCCAGACGCTGCTGCGGGCATTCGAGGCTCGGGACAGAAACATTCAGGAGAGTAACTATGACAGGGTGAACATTTGGTCGGTGATAAATCTCCTTGTCATGATGATGGTGTCGGCGGTTCAGGTCTACCTGGTTCGCTCGCTCTTTGAAGATAAAAGGAAAGTCCGTACATAA